The proteins below come from a single Piscinibacter gummiphilus genomic window:
- a CDS encoding cytochrome P450 has product MSSRCPVHSDFDPLVRETFDSAHAQYAELRARCPVAHSDAYGGFWALTKYDDVARALSEPGTFVTSKQNVVPKVAFTGRRPPLHLDPPEHTPYRAVLNPLLTPERVAKLEPMVRRYAVELLDPMITSGEADICEAFGSHLPVRVFGHWMNLPPHLEQALSQAGPAFIRAVQSAQEEVMRETSLALYDMARALIDLRKQSRLDPAFDPTSALLAARHDGEPLPDDMVVGMVRQVLVVGIVAPMVMVGAMAVHLSRHPELQQQLRSDLSLVPAAVEEFLRLYTPYRGFARTATEDVEFRGRVIAKDEPIALLYASANRDEDVFPDPASFQLHRANIREHLAFGRGPHYCAGASLARVELQVALEELLSRTRHFELAGDIVMTPFPEIGPWRVPLRFTPA; this is encoded by the coding sequence ATGTCGTCGCGCTGCCCCGTCCATTCGGATTTCGACCCGCTCGTGCGAGAGACCTTCGACAGCGCCCACGCGCAGTACGCCGAGCTGCGCGCGCGCTGCCCAGTCGCGCACAGCGATGCCTACGGCGGCTTCTGGGCACTCACGAAGTACGACGACGTGGCGCGTGCCTTGTCCGAGCCCGGCACCTTCGTCACCTCGAAGCAGAACGTCGTGCCCAAGGTCGCCTTCACCGGCCGCCGCCCGCCTTTGCACCTCGACCCGCCGGAGCACACGCCCTATCGCGCCGTGCTCAATCCGCTGCTCACCCCCGAGCGCGTGGCGAAGCTGGAACCCATGGTGCGCCGCTACGCCGTCGAGCTGCTCGACCCGATGATCACGAGTGGCGAAGCCGACATCTGCGAAGCCTTCGGCAGCCACCTGCCGGTGCGCGTGTTCGGCCATTGGATGAACCTGCCACCACATCTGGAGCAGGCGCTGTCGCAGGCCGGGCCGGCGTTCATCCGGGCGGTCCAGTCGGCGCAGGAGGAGGTCATGCGCGAGACCAGCCTCGCGCTCTACGACATGGCCCGAGCGCTCATCGACTTGCGCAAGCAGTCGCGGCTCGACCCCGCGTTCGACCCGACGAGCGCCCTGCTGGCCGCGCGCCACGACGGCGAGCCGCTGCCCGACGACATGGTCGTGGGCATGGTGCGCCAGGTGCTCGTGGTGGGCATCGTGGCGCCGATGGTGATGGTGGGGGCGATGGCGGTGCACCTGTCGCGGCACCCTGAGTTGCAGCAGCAGTTGCGCAGCGATCTCTCGCTCGTCCCGGCGGCGGTGGAGGAGTTCCTGCGGCTCTACACGCCTTACCGCGGCTTCGCCCGCACGGCCACCGAAGACGTCGAGTTCCGCGGGCGTGTGATCGCGAAAGACGAACCCATCGCGCTGCTCTACGCGAGTGCCAACCGTGACGAAGACGTCTTCCCCGACCCGGCCAGTTTCCAGCTGCACCGCGCCAACATCCGCGAGCACCTCGCCTTCGGCCGCGGCCCGCACTACTGCGCGGGGGCGTCGCTCGCGCGTGTGGAACTGCAGGTGGCCCTCGAAGAGCTGCTCTCGCGCACACGCCACTTCGAGCTGGCCGGCGACATCGTGATGACGCCCTTTCCCGAGATCGGCCCGTGGCGCGTGCCGTTGCGCTTCACGCCGGCCTGA